In the genome of Notamacropus eugenii isolate mMacEug1 chromosome 5, mMacEug1.pri_v2, whole genome shotgun sequence, one region contains:
- the PRX gene encoding periaxin isoform X2 has product MEARSRSAEELRKAELVEIIVETEAETGVSGINVAGGGKEGIFIKELLKDSPAAKTLSLQEGDQLLSARVFFDNFKYEDALRLLQCAEPYKVSFCLKRTVPTGDLALRPGTAAGYEVKGPRAKVAKLNIQSLSPVKKKKVLAVSGAPGIPSDLAPVDVEFSFPKFSRLRRAKAEVAPGPTLPAPVRRRLRLPRLRVREVAGPVPTTEPVVQMSHLATIPFLGSRKAKVEGALAAEEPSFGAHFVTPQLELVGPQRAGAEVVAEVSEPVGTGFSLHLPTFGLTTPAAPVPEVAAAGIQVPQVELPSLTKLPCLEAREGGAVAVPALDVSVPSMEVDLALPGAEAEVQEEVRREGPEVALKVPWLTFPRFGARGKGGVGLEGEGKAGKGIRASPETRAKGPKLRMPTFGLSLLESRPAAPEPTVEGKLKLPTIKMPSFGIGVSGADVKLPKAPEVKLPKGPEVSIPEVRLPDVQLPKVPEMKLPKAPDMSIPDVHLPDVQLPKVPEVKLPKGPEVSIPEVHLPDVQLPKVPEMKLPKVPDMSIPDVHLPDVQLPKVPEMKLPEMKLPKVPDMSIPDVHLPDVQLPKVPEMKLPEMKLPKVPDMSIPDVHLPDVQLPKVPEMKLPEMKLPKVPDMSIPDVHLPDVQLPKVPEMKMPKGPEVSIPGVHLPDVQLPKVPEMKMPKGPEVSIPGVHLPDVQLPKVPEMKMPKGPEVSIPGVHLPDVQLPKVPEMKMPKGPEVSIPDVHLPDVQLPKVPEMKLPEMKMPKGPEVSIPEVRTGVETETKESGEAPLLSALGVSVPQLSLDVQLPTGKVEVPGELPDIKLKGSKFALPRFGAKGKDMEAGEVVLGEGEVESKGRGWEAKVKMPKFKMPSFGLARGREVEDGDQGSHEDKLHMEHTALKLPQVELPPLVAQGEERGEVEVVRAEVKLPVLQISVPRLAGGTEQRDMEASEKDVRGYKGEVTVPTLGLTVPQVELTGFGGVGEGTGSDVKDSQRQQEGMATTEGGVGVAGFRVQLPQVDLSLPGAQLEGGELLVGEGVFKMPGVTVPQLELDMELRHKAEGTKDALVGGEGQAEAEGTAEGRFRLKMPTFKGSGEGDSQHPGTPGAAPDHIFHLSLPDVGFTVEPGAAQVGTPPEGGKQRSWMPEVELSPPPMGSHAEYQVSGEGLEGEVGRRPKIKLPRFGLLLGKEEGDDGEKAKGKKLAKVVGKEDAGISGEGGTKISPGSGKSTLLLSWGGSGEGAGEAGSRVRSPKLRLPKVGFAKGEVPSTNGTSSPGEEAGAAVTLHNGASTGRLGRVCLPQVELASPYKGPEQEPELSRGLVGVDRGPFAALRATRFRSPFSSHSKEEGESGGTEGSQRSPGDKSPKFHFPKVSLSPKAQVKGAPSEEEGTFRVRLPKVGFSETETDGEPTLVGTAKMEGAQTAAI; this is encoded by the exons ATGGAGGCCAGAAGTAGGAGTGCTGAG GAGCTCAGAAAGGCAGAGTTGGTGGAAATCATCGTGGAGACCGAGGCTGAGACAGGGGTCAGTGGCATCAATGTGGCGGGTGGGGGCAAGGAAGGAATCTTCATCAAGGAATTGCTCAAAGATTCGCCAGCAGCCAAGACCCTCAGTTTGCAGGAAG GAGACCAGCTGCTCAGTGCCCGGGTCTTTTTCGACAACTTCAAGTATGAAGATGCACTGCGCCTGCTGCAGTGTGCAGAACCCTATAAGGTCTCCTTCTGCCTCAAGCGGACAGTGCCCACCGGGGACCTGGCGCTGCGCCCAGGCACCGCAGCCGGCTACGAGGTCAAGGGCCCCCGGGCCAAGGTGGCCAAGCTG aaCATCCAGAGCCTGTCCCcagtgaagaagaagaaggtcCTAGCTGTGTCGGGGGCCCCGGGAATCCCCTCAGACCTCGCCCCTGTTGATGTTGAGTTCTCCTTCCCCAAGTTTTCCAGGCTGCGACGGGCAAAGGCTGAGGTGGCCCCGGGGCCCACGCTGCCTGCCCCTGTCCGCCGACGCTTACGTCTCCCCCGGCTGCGGGTGAGGGAAGTGGCCGGTCCCGTTCCAACCACTGAGCCAGTGGTCCAGATGTCTCACCTGGCCACCATCCCTTTCCTTGGGAGCAGGAAGGCTAAGGTGGAGGGTGCCCTGGCTGCAGAGGAGCCATCCTTTGGGGCCCACTTTGTGACCCCACAGTTAGAGCTGGTTGGGCCTCAGAGGGCAGGTGCTGAGGTGGTGGCTGAAGTTTCAGAGCCTGTGGGCACTGGATTTAGCCTCCATCTGCCCACCTTTGGCCTTACAACCCCAGCAGCACCTGTGCCTGAGGTAGCTGCAGCAGGGATCCAGGTGCCCCAGGTGGAGCTGCCTTCTCTCACCAAATTGCCTTGCCTAGAAGCCAGAGAAGGTGGGGCCGTGGCAGTGCCCGCCCTAGATGTGTCTGTGCCATCCATGGAGGTGGACCTGGCTCTGCCTGGAGCCGAGGCTGAAGTCCAGGAGGAAGTCCGAAGAGAAGGGCCTGAGGTCGCTTTAAAGGTGCCCTGGCTCACATTTCCCCGTTTTGGGGCACGGGGGAAGGGAGGAGTAGGGCTTGAGGGTGAGGGGAAAGCTGGCAAAGGAATAAGGGCCAGCCCTGAGACCAGGGCCAAGGGGCCCAAGCTGCGGATGCCCACCTTTGGGCTTTCCCTGCTGGAGTCCCGGCCAGCTGCACCAGAACCCACTGTGGAAGGCAAGCTAAAACTTCCCACAATCAAGATGCCTTCTTTTGGCATTGGGGTGTCTGGTGCTGACGTGAAGCTGCCCAAGGCACCAGAGGTGAAGCTGCCCAAAGGGCCCGAAGTTTCCATCCCAGAGGTGCGTCTTCCAGATGTGCAGCTCCCAAAGGTGCCAGAGATGAAGCTGCCCAAGGCCCCAGACATGTCTATCCCAGATGTGCATCTTCCAGATGTGCAGCTCCCAAAGGTGCCAGAGGTGAAGCTGCCCAAAGGGCCCGAAGTTTCCATCCCAGAAGTGCATCTTCCAGATGTGCAGCTCCCAAAGGTGCCAGAGATGAAGCTGCCCAAGGTCCCAGACATGTCTATCCCAGATGTGCATCTTCCAGATGTGCAGCTCCCAAAGGTGCCAGAGATGAAGCTTCCAGAGATGAAGCTGCCCAAGGTTCCAGACATGTCTATCCCAGATGTGCACCTTCCAGATGTGCAGCTTCCAAAAGTACCAGAGATGAAGCTTCCAGAGATGAAGCTGCCCAAGGTTCCAGATATGTCTATCCCAGATGTGCACCTTCCAGATGTGCAGCTCCCAAAGGTGCCAGAGATGAAGCTTCCAGAGATGAAGCTGCCCAAGGTTCCAGACATGTCTATCCCAGATGTGCACCTTCCAGATGTGCAGCTCCCAAAGGTGCCGGAGATGAAGATGCCCAAGGGACCTGAGGTGTCCATTCCAGGTGTGCACCTTCCAGATGTGCAGCTCCCAAAGGTGCCGGAGATGAAGATGCCCAAGGGACCTGAGGTGTCCATTCCAGGTGTGCACCTTCCAGATGTGCAGCTCCCAAAGGTGCCGGAGATGAAGATGCCCAAGGGACCTGAGGTGTCCATTCCAGGTGTGCACCTTCCAGATGTGCAGCTCCCAAAGGTGCCGGAGATGAAGATGCCCAAGGGACCTGAGGTGTCCATCCCAGATGTGCACCTTCCAGATGTACAGCTCCCAAAGGTGCCAGAGATGAAGCTGCCAGAGATGAAGATGCCCAAGGGACCTGAGGTGTCCATCCCAGAG GTCCGGACAGGTGTTGAGACTGAAACCAAGGAATCTGGGGAGGCCCCTCTGCTGTCTGCCCTGGGTGTGTCTGTTCCCCAACTCAGCCTGGATGTCCAGTTGCCCACAGGGAAGGTGGAGGTACCTGGTGAGCTGCCTGACATCAAACTCAAGGGCTCCAAGTTTGCTTTGCCCAGGTTTGGGGCCAAGGGCAAGGATATGGAAGCTGGAGAGGTGGTGCTGGGAGAGGGGGAAGTAGAAAGCAAAGGCCGGGGGTGGGAGGCTAAAGTAAAGATGCCCAAGTTTAAGATGCCCTCATTTGGGTTGGCAAGGGGAAGGGAAGTGGAAGATGGGGACCAGGGCAGCCATGAGGACAAGCTACACATGGAGCACACTGCCTTAAAATTACCCCAAGTGGAGCTGCCTCCTTTGGTGgcacagggagaggagagaggggaggtggAGGTGGTGAGGGCAGAGGTCAAGCTGCCAGTGCTACAGATCTCAGTACCTAGGCTGGCAGGTGGGACAGAGCAGCGGGACATGGAGGCCTCTGAGAAGGATGTCAGGGGCTACAAGGGAGAGGTGACAGTGCCCACACTGGGACTCACAGTGCCCCAGGTAGAACTAACTGGTTTTGGTGGAGTTGGCGAAGGGACAGGGTCTGATGTAAAAGATTCCCAAAGGCAGCAGGAAGGGATGGCCACAACagaggggggagtgggggttgCAGGCTTCCGGGTACAGCTGCCCCAAGTGGATCTTTCTCTCCCTGGGGCCCAATTAGAGGGAGGGGAGCTGCTTGTGGGAGAGGGGGTGTTCAAGATGCCTGGTGTGACTGTACCCCAGCTGGAGTTGGACATGGAGCTCAGGCACAAGGCAGAGGGGACCAAGGATGCTCTGGTGGGGGGTGAGGGGCAGGCAGAAGCTGAAGGCACAGCAGAGGGGAGATTCCGGTTGAAGATGCCCACCTTCAAGGGCAGTGGGGAAGGAGACAGTCAGCATCCGGGCACACCTGGGGCTGCCCCTGACCATAtcttccacctctcccttccaGATGTGGGCTTCACAGTGGAGCCAGGAGCTGCACAGGTGGGCACACCCCCAGAAGGGGGCAAGCAACGCTCCTGGATGCCCGAGGTGgaactctccccaccccccatgggCAGCCATGCTGAATACCAGGTGTCTGGGGAGGGGCTGGAAGGTGAGGTTGGGCGCAGGCCCAAAATCAAACTGCCCCGGTTTGGGCTCTTgctagggaaagaagagggagatgatGGGGAAAAGGCCAAGGGAAAGAAATTGGCAAAGGTGGTAGGCAAGGAGGATGCTGGCAtctctggggagggagggacaaaaatCTCCCCAGGGTCAGGGAAATCTACCCTCCTGTTGTCTTGGGGTGGTTCTGGAGAGGGGGCTGGGGAGGCTGGCAGCCGAGTCCGGAGTCCTAAGCTAAGACTGCCTAAAGTAGGTTTTGCCAAGGGCGAAGTGCCCAGCACTAATGGGACCAGCTCCCCAGGGGAGGAGGCAGGAGCTGCTGTAACCCTGCACAATGGGGCATCCACAGGCCGCCTTGGTCGTGTGTGTCTGCCACAAGTGGAACTCGCCTCCCCCTACAAAGGCCCAGAACAGGAGCCTGAGCTGAGCCGGGGCCTGGTGGGGGTGGACAGAGGCCCATTCGCTGCCTTGCGGGCGACCCGTTTCCGCTCCCCCTTCTCCAGCCACTCTAAAGAAGAAGGGGAGTCTGGTGGAACTGAGGGATCCCAGAGGTCCCCCGGAGACAAGTCCCCCAAATTCCACTTCCCCAAGGTGTCACTGAGCCCCAAGGCACAGGTCAAGGGAGCCCCAAGTGAGGAGGAGGGAACATTCAGGGTACGGCTGCCTAAGGTGGGCTTCTCTGAAACAGAAACTGATGGTGAGCCAACCCTGGTGGGCACTGCCAAGATGGAGGGGGCCCAAACAGCAGCCATCTAA
- the PRX gene encoding periaxin isoform X4, whose translation MEARSRSAEELRKAELVEIIVETEAETGVSGINVAGGGKEGIFIKELLKDSPAAKTLSLQEGDQLLSARVFFDNFKYEDALRLLQCAEPYKVSFCLKRTVPTGDLALRPGTAAGYEVKGPRAKVAKLVRVLLPGPAMEGPGAPNSAPEHPEPVPSEEEEGPSCVGGPGNPLRPRPC comes from the exons ATGGAGGCCAGAAGTAGGAGTGCTGAG GAGCTCAGAAAGGCAGAGTTGGTGGAAATCATCGTGGAGACCGAGGCTGAGACAGGGGTCAGTGGCATCAATGTGGCGGGTGGGGGCAAGGAAGGAATCTTCATCAAGGAATTGCTCAAAGATTCGCCAGCAGCCAAGACCCTCAGTTTGCAGGAAG GAGACCAGCTGCTCAGTGCCCGGGTCTTTTTCGACAACTTCAAGTATGAAGATGCACTGCGCCTGCTGCAGTGTGCAGAACCCTATAAGGTCTCCTTCTGCCTCAAGCGGACAGTGCCCACCGGGGACCTGGCGCTGCGCCCAGGCACCGCAGCCGGCTACGAGGTCAAGGGCCCCCGGGCCAAGGTGGCCAAGCTGGTACGAGTGCTGCTCCCTGGCCCTGCCATGGAGGGCCCAGGAGCCCCAAATTCGGCCCCAG aaCATCCAGAGCCTGTCCCcagtgaagaagaagaaggtcCTAGCTGTGTCGGGGGCCCCGGGAATCCCCTCAGACCTCGCCCCTGTTGA